A stretch of the Erwinia sp. SLM-02 genome encodes the following:
- the aaeA gene encoding p-hydroxybenzoic acid efflux pump subunit AaeA, whose product MKALIRKISRFAITLILVVIAVVLIFRVWVFYTESPWTRDAKFTADVVAIAPDVSGLITDVRVRDNQLVEQGQVLFVIDRPRYEKALEEAEADVAYYQALLGEKRREASRRNQLGVSAMSREAIDQANNDYQTTEHQLAKSVATRDLAKLDLERTVVKAPSAGWITNLNVYTGEFITRGSTSVALVKQNSFYVLAYLEETKLDGIRPGYRVEITPLGSNQVILGSVDSVAAGVTNSSSTVDSKGMATVDSNLEWVRLAQRVPVRIRLDKQPGNLFPSGTTATVVVTGAQDRQEKDISPLMKLMHRLREFG is encoded by the coding sequence GTGAAAGCACTAATAAGAAAAATTTCCCGTTTCGCCATTACCCTGATTTTAGTGGTGATAGCGGTGGTTCTGATTTTCCGCGTTTGGGTGTTTTACACCGAATCCCCGTGGACCCGCGATGCTAAGTTTACCGCTGATGTGGTCGCGATTGCGCCCGATGTCAGTGGCCTGATTACCGATGTGCGCGTACGTGATAACCAGCTGGTTGAACAGGGCCAGGTCCTGTTTGTTATCGATCGGCCACGCTACGAGAAGGCGCTGGAAGAAGCCGAAGCCGATGTTGCCTACTATCAGGCACTGCTCGGCGAGAAACGCCGCGAAGCCTCACGCCGCAATCAGTTAGGGGTGTCTGCGATGTCGCGTGAAGCCATCGATCAGGCCAATAATGATTATCAGACCACCGAACACCAGCTGGCGAAGTCGGTCGCCACGCGCGATCTCGCGAAGCTGGATCTGGAACGTACCGTGGTGAAGGCCCCGTCTGCCGGATGGATAACCAACCTGAACGTTTACACCGGTGAGTTCATTACCCGGGGGTCGACGTCGGTAGCCCTGGTCAAACAGAATTCGTTCTATGTGCTGGCCTATCTTGAAGAAACCAAGCTTGACGGTATCCGCCCAGGCTATCGGGTTGAGATCACGCCGCTCGGCAGTAATCAGGTTATTCTCGGATCGGTTGACAGCGTGGCCGCCGGGGTGACCAACAGCAGCAGTACCGTTGACAGTAAAGGCATGGCGACCGTGGATTCGAATCTGGAATGGGTCCGTCTGGCGCAGCGCGTACCGGTCCGCATTCGTCTGGATAAACAGCCGGGCAACCTGTTCCCGTCAGGGACCACGGCGACCGTTGTGGTCACCGGCGCGCAGGATCGCCAGGAAAAAGACATCTCTCCGCTGATGAAACTGATGCATCGCCTGCGCGAGTTTGGCTAA
- the aaeB gene encoding p-hydroxybenzoic acid efflux pump subunit AaeB, which translates to MQWYRLRFPIKLTFAIILALFVGFEFNLETPRWSVMTAAIVAGGTAFAAGGDPFSGALRYRGMLRIVGTFIGCIAALTIMIATIRAPLLMLLLCCLWAGVCVWLSSLIKLENSYALGLAGYTALIIVVSVDSSGSLLLAPQFAVERCSEIIIGIVCAILADMLFSPRSIKQDIDREADALLLEHYRLMQLCVAHADKDEVDKTWAGLVRRTTALKGMRSLLMMESGGWPKVERRMAVLNTLSLTLITQACETFLIQNSRPEYVPPQFLLLFEKPVESTVDIHRRMKIMRRIITVSGSKNTPATIRSWVGAASRYLLLLKGIQTNSSISRIEEEVLNAEPVVRMRSAESRHALINGIRTFVATAVGSIFWLWTGWASGSGAMIMLAVITALAMRMPNPLMMAKDFLYGMLFAVPLGALYYMVIMPATQQSMLLLCIALGVMAFVAGIFIQRRQIGTLGALVGTINILTLDNPMTFHVSTFLDGALGQAIGCFVALLVILLIRDSSKARIGRTLLNRFMYAAVSAMTTNTARRRENHLPALYQQLFMLLNIFPGDVDKFRLALTLIIGHQRLRDADIPINDDLSAFHKQLRHTADRVISASSDAKRRHYFTRLLAEFDIYQQKLALYEAPISVTEPVSRLALMLKKYQNTLIQI; encoded by the coding sequence ATGCAGTGGTATCGTCTGCGCTTCCCCATCAAGCTGACCTTCGCCATTATTCTGGCACTGTTTGTTGGCTTTGAATTCAATCTTGAAACCCCGCGCTGGTCGGTGATGACCGCCGCCATTGTTGCAGGCGGTACGGCCTTTGCAGCGGGGGGCGATCCCTTCTCCGGTGCGCTGCGCTATCGCGGCATGCTGCGTATTGTCGGGACCTTCATCGGCTGTATTGCCGCACTGACCATCATGATCGCCACCATCCGCGCGCCGCTGCTTATGCTGCTGCTGTGCTGCCTGTGGGCGGGCGTCTGCGTCTGGCTCTCCTCGCTCATCAAGCTGGAAAACTCGTATGCGCTGGGTCTGGCGGGTTACACCGCGCTGATTATCGTGGTCAGCGTTGATTCAAGCGGATCCCTGCTGCTGGCACCGCAGTTTGCCGTGGAGCGATGCAGTGAAATCATCATAGGTATTGTCTGTGCTATTCTGGCCGACATGCTGTTTTCCCCCCGTTCCATTAAGCAGGATATCGACCGCGAAGCCGATGCATTGCTGCTGGAGCATTACAGGCTGATGCAGCTTTGTGTTGCTCATGCCGACAAAGATGAAGTGGATAAAACCTGGGCTGGGCTGGTGCGCCGCACTACCGCGCTCAAAGGAATGCGTTCACTGCTGATGATGGAATCGGGGGGATGGCCGAAGGTTGAGCGCCGTATGGCGGTGCTGAACACGCTGTCGCTAACGCTGATTACCCAGGCCTGCGAAACCTTCCTGATCCAGAATTCCCGCCCGGAATACGTGCCGCCCCAGTTTTTGTTGCTGTTTGAAAAGCCGGTTGAAAGTACGGTGGATATCCACAGGCGAATGAAAATCATGCGCCGGATTATTACCGTCAGCGGCAGCAAAAATACGCCCGCGACCATTCGCAGCTGGGTTGGGGCGGCCAGCCGTTACCTGCTGCTGCTCAAGGGAATACAGACTAACAGCAGCATCAGCCGGATCGAAGAAGAGGTGCTGAACGCCGAACCGGTAGTCAGAATGCGCTCGGCTGAAAGCCGCCACGCACTGATCAACGGTATTCGTACGTTTGTCGCGACGGCGGTCGGTTCAATATTCTGGCTGTGGACCGGCTGGGCCTCGGGCAGCGGGGCGATGATTATGCTGGCGGTGATCACCGCGCTGGCTATGCGTATGCCCAACCCCCTGATGATGGCCAAGGATTTCCTGTACGGCATGCTGTTCGCCGTCCCGCTGGGCGCACTGTATTACATGGTAATTATGCCGGCTACGCAGCAAAGTATGCTGCTGCTGTGTATTGCCCTCGGCGTGATGGCGTTCGTGGCCGGCATCTTCATTCAACGGCGTCAGATTGGTACGCTGGGTGCGCTGGTGGGAACAATTAATATCCTGACGCTGGATAACCCAATGACCTTCCACGTCAGCACCTTCCTTGACGGTGCGCTGGGGCAGGCGATTGGCTGTTTTGTGGCGCTGCTGGTGATCCTCCTGATCCGCGACAGCTCGAAGGCGCGAATTGGCCGCACGCTGCTCAACCGCTTTATGTATGCGGCGGTTTCTGCCATGACCACTAACACGGCCAGGCGGCGGGAGAACCATCTACCCGCGCTGTATCAGCAGCTCTTTATGCTGCTGAATATCTTCCCCGGTGATGTGGATAAATTCCGCCTGGCGCTGACGCTGATTATTGGTCATCAAAGGCTGCGTGATGCGGATATCCCGATTAATGACGATCTGTCTGCTTTCCATAAACAGCTGCGTCATACCGCCGATCGGGTTATTTCGGCAAGCAGCGATGCGAAGCGCCGTCACTACTTCACACGCCTGCTGGCCGAATTCGATATTTACCAGCAAAAACTGGCGCTTTATGAGGCACCGATTAGCGTTACCGAGCCGGTTTCGCGGCTGGCGCTGATGCTGAAAAAGTATCAGAACACCCTGATCCAGATTTAA
- a CDS encoding NAD-dependent succinate-semialdehyde dehydrogenase, translated as MTISPFKDNELFQTGYLAAGKWLQTGSTFKVVNPANGETIADVAKAGKTETEQAIAAAAAAFPAWRAKTASQRSEILYRWYQLMLEHKTWLAQLMTAEQGKPLKEAEGEVLYAASFIQWFAEQAKRANGEVIPPARPGTRILATREPIGVVAAITPWNFPMAMLTRKLGPALAAGCTGIIKPANNTPLSAFALLALAKKAGVPDGVLNAVAGDTAAISDAIMASKEVRKISFTGSTQVGKLLMRNAAETMKKVSMELGGNAPYIVFEDADIDAAVKGAIANKFRNAGQVCVSVNRFYIHNSIYDRFVNQLAEEVKKLKVGNGAEEGVIVGPLIEASALKKVEEHVNDAVAKGGRIVVGGARHALGGNFWQPTVIADASETMKLAKEETFGPVAACFRFDDEEEVVRRANDTEFGLAAYFYTQNLQRVFRVSAALESGMVGINECAVSTELAPFGGVKESGLGREGSVLGLEEFLEVKALHIGGL; from the coding sequence ATGACGATCTCACCCTTTAAGGACAATGAACTGTTTCAGACCGGTTATCTGGCTGCGGGAAAGTGGCTGCAAACCGGCAGTACGTTTAAGGTAGTCAATCCCGCGAACGGTGAAACGATTGCTGACGTTGCTAAAGCCGGCAAGACGGAAACCGAGCAGGCGATAGCGGCAGCGGCGGCCGCTTTCCCGGCCTGGCGCGCCAAAACGGCCAGCCAGCGATCGGAAATTCTTTATCGCTGGTATCAGCTCATGCTGGAGCATAAAACCTGGCTGGCACAGCTGATGACCGCCGAGCAGGGCAAACCCCTCAAAGAAGCTGAAGGCGAAGTGCTGTATGCCGCCAGCTTTATTCAGTGGTTTGCCGAGCAGGCGAAACGAGCCAACGGAGAAGTTATTCCTCCCGCCCGACCCGGAACGCGTATCCTGGCCACTCGTGAACCGATTGGCGTGGTGGCGGCGATCACCCCCTGGAATTTCCCGATGGCCATGCTGACTCGTAAGCTTGGCCCGGCGCTGGCTGCGGGTTGCACCGGGATTATTAAGCCGGCCAACAACACTCCGCTCTCAGCCTTTGCACTGCTGGCTTTGGCGAAAAAAGCCGGCGTGCCTGATGGTGTGCTCAACGCGGTAGCCGGCGATACCGCAGCTATCAGTGATGCCATTATGGCCAGTAAAGAAGTCAGAAAAATTTCGTTCACCGGTTCGACCCAGGTCGGCAAGTTGCTGATGCGTAACGCGGCAGAAACAATGAAAAAAGTGTCGATGGAGCTGGGAGGCAATGCGCCCTATATCGTTTTTGAGGATGCGGATATTGATGCGGCGGTGAAAGGGGCGATAGCGAATAAATTCCGCAACGCCGGCCAGGTTTGCGTCAGCGTCAATCGGTTCTATATTCACAACAGTATTTACGACCGCTTTGTAAATCAGCTGGCTGAAGAAGTGAAGAAGCTTAAGGTCGGTAACGGTGCAGAAGAGGGCGTGATTGTCGGGCCGCTGATAGAAGCCTCCGCGTTGAAAAAGGTGGAGGAACACGTTAACGACGCCGTGGCAAAAGGAGGACGCATCGTGGTCGGTGGTGCCCGGCATGCGCTGGGGGGGAATTTTTGGCAACCGACGGTGATTGCCGATGCCAGTGAAACGATGAAACTGGCAAAAGAAGAAACCTTTGGCCCGGTGGCTGCCTGTTTCCGCTTTGATGATGAGGAAGAGGTGGTTCGTCGCGCCAACGACACCGAGTTTGGTCTGGCTGCTTACTTCTATACGCAGAATCTGCAGCGGGTATTTCGCGTCTCGGCGGCGCTGGAAAGCGGTATGGTAGGCATCAATGAATGTGCAGTATCGACGGAGCTGGCTCCCTTTGGCGGCGTAAAAGAGTCAGGTCTGGGGCGTGAAGGGTCGGTGCTTGGCCTGGAGGAGTTCCTTGAGGTAAAAGCCCTGCATATCGGCGGACTGTAA
- a CDS encoding barstar family protein codes for MRKEIFDFNVIVDRAHFYRQFSERFALEPHGITDLDSLWDVLIAVKVPLPLEIEFIHLGSGQKRRYGALILLFDEAEEELEGQLHFNVR; via the coding sequence ATGAGAAAAGAGATTTTTGACTTTAACGTGATTGTCGACCGGGCACATTTTTATCGCCAGTTCAGCGAGCGTTTCGCTCTTGAGCCGCACGGAATTACCGATCTCGACAGTTTATGGGATGTGCTGATCGCGGTGAAGGTACCGTTGCCGCTGGAAATTGAGTTTATTCATTTAGGAAGTGGGCAGAAGCGTCGCTATGGTGCGCTGATCCTGCTGTTTGATGAAGCGGAAGAGGAGCTTGAAGGCCAGCTCCACTTCAATGTCAGATAG
- a CDS encoding YdgH/BhsA/McbA-like domain containing protein yields the protein MQGASAYRVVESRSQDSWHVTAEIYK from the coding sequence GTGCAGGGTGCCAGCGCTTACCGCGTAGTTGAATCGCGCAGTCAGGACAGCTGGCACGTGACCGCAGAAATCTACAAGTAA
- the yhcN gene encoding peroxide/acid stress response protein YhcN, with product MKTTFTIAALGLASVLSFGAGAAQLVTNDQVAQQNLQSVGTISVSGIDAAPSDIRQQLSDKADQQGATSYRVIEAHNDGNYHATAELYK from the coding sequence ATGAAAACTACATTTACTATCGCTGCTTTAGGTCTTGCTTCTGTTCTCTCATTCGGTGCCGGTGCTGCCCAGCTGGTCACTAACGATCAGGTTGCTCAGCAGAATCTGCAGTCTGTCGGTACCATCAGCGTGAGCGGTATTGATGCTGCACCCAGTGATATTCGTCAGCAGCTGTCCGATAAAGCCGACCAGCAGGGCGCAACCTCTTATCGCGTGATCGAAGCGCATAACGATGGCAACTACCACGCTACGGCAGAACTGTATAAATAA
- the yhcN gene encoding peroxide/acid stress response protein YhcN, with amino-acid sequence MNVKTTIAAVSVLSALSFGSFAAESVNATQAQNLQSIGVVSVSGIAGSPMDIRQALDSKATEKGASAYRVIESYQNGNWHATAEIYK; translated from the coding sequence ATGAACGTTAAAACCACTATTGCTGCTGTAAGCGTACTATCCGCTCTGTCATTTGGCTCTTTTGCCGCAGAATCCGTTAACGCCACCCAGGCGCAGAATCTGCAGTCAATCGGTGTCGTTAGCGTGAGCGGCATTGCCGGTTCGCCGATGGATATCCGCCAGGCGCTGGATAGCAAAGCGACGGAGAAAGGTGCCAGTGCATACCGTGTTATCGAGAGCTATCAAAACGGTAACTGGCATGCTACCGCTGAGATCTACAAATAA
- the argR gene encoding transcriptional regulator ArgR has translation MRNPSKQEELIKAFKALLKEEKFSSQGEIVGALQEEGFENINQSKVSRMLTKFGAVRTRNAKMEMVYCLPAELGVPTTTSPLKNLVLDVDFNDALVVIHTSPGAAQLIARLLDSLGKAEGILGTIAGDDTIFITPARAFTVKQLHDAILVLFEQEL, from the coding sequence ATGCGTAACCCATCAAAGCAAGAAGAACTGATCAAGGCATTTAAAGCCTTACTGAAAGAAGAAAAATTCAGCTCGCAGGGCGAAATCGTCGGTGCTTTGCAGGAAGAAGGCTTCGAGAATATCAATCAGTCCAAGGTCTCGCGGATGCTGACCAAGTTTGGTGCGGTGCGTACCCGCAACGCGAAAATGGAGATGGTGTACTGCCTGCCGGCCGAGCTGGGTGTCCCAACCACCACCAGCCCGTTAAAAAATCTGGTACTGGATGTCGATTTTAATGATGCACTGGTGGTGATCCATACCAGCCCGGGAGCCGCACAGTTAATCGCCCGCCTTCTTGACTCACTGGGTAAAGCAGAAGGTATCCTTGGTACTATCGCCGGTGATGACACTATCTTTATCACCCCTGCTCGCGCGTTTACCGTCAAACAGCTGCATGACGCGATTCTGGTCCTGTTCGAACAGGAGCTTTAA
- the mdh gene encoding malate dehydrogenase, protein MKVAVLGAAGGIGQALALLLKTQLPAGSELSLYDIAPVTPGVAVDLSHIPTAVKIEGFSGEDATPALQGADVVLISAGVARKPGMDRSDLFNVNAGIVRNLIEQVAATSPKALIGIITNPVNTTVAIAAEVLKKAGVYDKNKLFGVTTLDIIRANTFVAELKGKQPQELNVPVVGGHSGVTILPLLSQIEGVSFTEQEAADLTKRIQNAGTEVVEAKAGGGSATLSMGQAAARFGLSLVRALKGESDVVECAYVEGNGEYARFFSQPLLLGKNGIVERRPIGKLSAFEQQSLDHMLDTLKKDIALGEDFIK, encoded by the coding sequence ATGAAAGTTGCAGTTCTCGGTGCAGCGGGTGGTATCGGTCAGGCTCTGGCCCTCCTACTGAAAACCCAGCTTCCGGCTGGTTCAGAACTCTCTCTCTATGATATCGCCCCCGTTACCCCGGGTGTTGCGGTAGACCTTAGCCATATCCCTACCGCGGTCAAAATTGAAGGCTTCAGTGGTGAAGATGCGACCCCGGCTTTGCAGGGTGCTGATGTGGTACTGATTTCCGCCGGCGTGGCGCGTAAACCGGGTATGGACCGTTCCGACCTGTTTAACGTCAATGCGGGTATTGTGCGCAACCTGATTGAGCAGGTCGCTGCGACCTCGCCAAAAGCGCTGATTGGCATTATCACTAACCCGGTTAATACCACGGTGGCCATCGCGGCTGAAGTGCTGAAAAAAGCCGGCGTGTATGACAAAAACAAACTGTTCGGCGTGACCACGCTGGATATTATCCGCGCCAACACTTTTGTTGCTGAGCTGAAGGGCAAGCAGCCGCAGGAACTGAATGTCCCTGTCGTGGGCGGCCACTCAGGCGTCACCATCCTCCCTCTGCTGTCGCAGATTGAAGGCGTCAGCTTTACCGAGCAGGAAGCGGCCGATCTGACGAAGCGCATTCAGAATGCCGGCACCGAAGTGGTTGAGGCGAAAGCCGGTGGCGGGTCTGCAACGCTCTCTATGGGGCAGGCAGCCGCACGCTTCGGGCTGTCGCTGGTACGCGCTCTGAAAGGGGAAAGCGATGTCGTGGAATGCGCCTATGTTGAAGGCAACGGCGAATATGCACGCTTCTTCTCACAGCCGCTGCTGCTGGGTAAAAATGGTATTGTTGAACGTCGGCCAATCGGCAAGCTGAGTGCGTTCGAACAGCAGTCTCTGGATCATATGCTGGATACGCTGAAAAAAGACATCGCCCTCGGCGAAGATTTTATTAAGTAA
- the degS gene encoding outer membrane-stress sensor serine endopeptidase DegS, whose amino-acid sequence MFPKLLRSVIFGLIVAGILLLAVPGLRFGGDLLSQPGGNADQEPVSYNDAVRRAAPAVVYVYNRSASNSSDVLGSGVIMDPRGYILTNKHVINDANQIIVRLQDGRYFEAMLVGSDSLTDLAVLKITASNLPVIPINPKRVAHIGDLVMAIGNPYNIGQTVTQGIIGATGRVGLSPSRHQDFLQTDASINRGNSGGALINSLGELMGINTLSFDKSSDGETPEGLGFAIPTRLATKIMDKLIRDGRVIRGYIGITGEEIPRFTGQNTTLEHPQGIVITGMNPTGPAQIAGLQIHDVITRVNNAPAVSAMETMDQVAEIRPGTVIEVEILRNDKKMTLPVTVLEYPEENKSQ is encoded by the coding sequence ATGTTTCCTAAACTGTTACGTTCCGTGATATTCGGCCTGATTGTGGCTGGAATTCTTCTGCTAGCCGTACCGGGCCTCAGGTTCGGCGGCGATCTGCTGTCCCAGCCAGGCGGCAACGCCGACCAGGAACCGGTCAGCTATAACGATGCCGTCCGGCGCGCTGCGCCTGCGGTGGTTTACGTTTATAACCGCAGCGCCAGCAATTCCTCTGATGTGCTGGGCTCCGGGGTCATTATGGATCCCCGCGGCTATATTCTGACCAACAAGCACGTTATCAATGATGCGAATCAGATTATCGTTCGCCTGCAGGACGGGCGTTATTTTGAAGCCATGCTGGTAGGTTCTGATTCGCTGACCGACCTCGCCGTACTGAAGATCACCGCCTCCAATTTGCCGGTCATCCCTATCAATCCGAAACGCGTTGCCCATATTGGCGATCTGGTGATGGCCATTGGCAACCCGTATAACATCGGTCAGACGGTCACCCAGGGGATTATCGGTGCGACCGGCCGCGTAGGGCTGAGCCCCTCGCGACATCAGGATTTCCTGCAGACAGATGCCTCGATTAACCGCGGTAACTCCGGTGGCGCACTGATTAATTCACTGGGTGAACTGATGGGGATCAACACGCTCTCCTTTGATAAGAGCAGCGATGGCGAAACGCCGGAGGGACTGGGTTTTGCGATCCCTACACGGCTGGCTACCAAGATTATGGATAAGCTGATCCGTGACGGACGGGTGATCCGCGGCTATATCGGTATTACCGGTGAAGAGATCCCACGCTTTACCGGCCAGAACACCACGCTGGAACACCCGCAGGGCATTGTGATAACCGGAATGAATCCGACCGGACCGGCACAGATCGCCGGTCTGCAGATCCATGATGTGATTACACGCGTGAACAACGCCCCTGCCGTCTCCGCAATGGAAACTATGGATCAGGTTGCGGAGATCCGTCCCGGGACGGTGATCGAGGTTGAGATCCTGCGTAATGATAAGAAGATGACGCTGCCGGTTACGGTGCTGGAATACCCTGAAGAGAATAAGAGCCAGTAG